In a genomic window of Glycine max cultivar Williams 82 chromosome 13, Glycine_max_v4.0, whole genome shotgun sequence:
- the LOC100306645 gene encoding NADH dehydrogenase [ubiquinone] iron-sulfur protein 8-B, mitochondrial-like isoform X1 produces the protein MAAILARKSLLALRARQLAVSGQGLHSSQYYGLRLSAHSFSTKREDEEREQLAKDISKDWSSVFERSINTLFLTEMVRGLMLTLKYFFETKVTINYPFEKGPLSPRFRGEHALRRYPTGEERCIACKLCEAICPAQAITIEAEEREDGSRRTTRYDIDMTKCIYCGFCQEACPVDAIVEGPNFEFATETHEELLYDKEKLLENGDRWETEIAENLRSESLYR, from the exons ATGGCTGCAATCTTAGCTCGAAAATCACTCCTTGCTCTTCGTGCGCGCCAATTG GCTGTAAGCGGTCAAGGGCTGCACAGCTCCCAATACTATGGCCTTCGGTTAAGTGCACACTCCTTCTCTACCAAAAGAG AGGATGAGGAAAGGGAGCAACTCGCAAAGGACATTTCAAAGGATTGGAGTTCTG TCTTTGAACGTAGCATTAACACTCTCTTTCTCACTGAAATGGTTCGAGGACTAATGCTGACTCTGAAATACTTCTTTGAAACAAAAGTTACA ATCAATTATCCATTTGAGAAAGGCCCTTTGAGCCCTCGTTTCCGTGGTGAACATGCACTCCGGCGATATCCAACAGGGGAGGAACGTTGTATTGCTTGCAAACTTTGTGAGGCT atATGTCCTGCACAAGCAATCACAATTGAGGCTGAGGAGCGAGAAGATGGCAGCCGCAGGACAACTCG GTATGATATTGACATGACCAAGTGCATCTATTGTGGATTTTGTCAAGAGGCATGCCCTGTTGATGCCATTGTCGAAGGACCAAACTTTGAATTTGCTACTGAGACTCATGAG GAGCTTTTATATGACAAGGAGAAGCTGCTTGAAAATGGGGACCGATGGGAGACTGAAATTGCAGAGAACCTGAGATCTGAAAGC
- the LOC100306645 gene encoding NADH dehydrogenase [ubiquinone] iron-sulfur protein 8-B, mitochondrial-like (The RefSeq protein has 1 substitution compared to this genomic sequence), with the protein MAAILARKSLLALRARQLAVSGQGLHSSQYYGLRLSAHSFSTKREDEEREQLAKDISKDWSSVFERSINTLFLTEMVRGLMLTLKYFFETKVTINYPFEKGPLSPRFRGEHALRRYPTGEERCIACKLCEAICPAQAITIEAEEREDGSRRTTRYDIDMTKCIYCGFCQEACPGDAIVEGPNFEFATETHEELLYDKEKLLENGDRWETEIAENLRSESLYR; encoded by the exons ATGGCTGCAATCTTAGCTCGAAAATCACTCCTTGCTCTTCGTGCGCGCCAATTG GCTGTAAGCGGTCAAGGGCTGCACAGCTCCCAATACTATGGCCTTCGGTTAAGTGCACACTCCTTCTCTACCAAAAGAG AGGATGAGGAAAGGGAGCAACTCGCAAAGGACATTTCAAAGGATTGGAGTTCTG TCTTTGAACGTAGCATTAACACTCTCTTTCTCACTGAAATGGTTCGAGGACTAATGCTGACTCTGAAATACTTCTTTGAAACAAAAGTTACA ATCAATTATCCATTTGAGAAAGGCCCTTTGAGCCCTCGTTTCCGTGGTGAACATGCACTCCGGCGATATCCAACAGGGGAGGAACGTTGTATTGCTTGCAAACTTTGTGAGGCT atATGTCCTGCACAAGCAATCACAATTGAGGCTGAGGAGCGAGAAGATGGCAGCCGCAGGACAACTCG GTATGATATTGACATGACCAAGTGCATCTATTGTGGATTTTGTCAAGAGGCATGCCCTGTTGATGCCATTGTCGAAGGACCAAACTTTGAATTTGCTACTGAGACTCATGAG GAGCTTTTATATGACAAGGAGAAGCTGCTTGAAAATGGGGACCGATGGGAGACTGAAATTGCAGAGAACCTGAGATCTGAAAGC
- the LOC100789203 gene encoding lactosylceramide 4-alpha-galactosyltransferase, translated as MFHPMEQSAKRSQYSLLHFSFLQLHHLKRSMLSLLFSLPTSFFALFLLLLLSYNAFTVFSVHVPKSPTTTTLSNSKFSSSLNSPLFKNPHLPLLQNSTESFSFSTIQRPSRRVKKHKRGLRSVRSESHFPVPFFHARLKAFFNNSHSSCKERFFMTWISSLKGFGERELFSMESLFKSHPEACLVIVSKSLDSNAGTQILKPFVSNGFKVMAVAPDFGYIFKDTHAETWFNRLKEGNVDPGEVSLGQNLSNLLRLALLYKFGGTYIDLDVVVLKSFSKLRNTIGAQNFDTKTGKWSRLNNAVLIFDKKHPLLFKFIEEFALTFDGNKWGHNGPYLISRVVSRVSGRPGFNFTVLPPSAFYPVDWRGIRSLFRDEISSKWLINKMEQIRKESFAVHLWNRHSRKLKVVKGSIVDSIISSCCIFCNI; from the coding sequence ATGTTTCACCCAATGGAGCAAAGCGCCAAACGCTCCCAGTACTCTCTGCTCCACTTCTCGTTTCTTCAACTGCACCACCTCAAAAGATCCATGCTTTCTCTACTCTTCTCCCTACCCACATCATTTTTCGCTCTCTTTCTTCTCCTCCTTTTATCTTACAACGCTTTCACCGTCTTCTCTGTCCATGTCCCTAAATCCCCAACCACCACCACCCTCTCCAACTCCAAGTTCTCTTCTTCCCTCAATTCACCTCTCTTCAAGAACCCCCACTTGCCCCTTCTTCAAAACTCCACTGAAAGCTTTTCCTTTTCAACTATTCAGAGGCCTAGTAGAAGAGTCAAGAAGCACAAGCGTGGCCTCAGAAGCGTGCGTTCAGAATCTCACTTCCCAGTTCCATTTTTCCATGCCAGACTCAAAGCATTCTTCAACAATTCTCATTCTTCTTGCAAGGAGAGGTTCTTCATGACTTGGATTTCTTCCTTGAAGGGATTTGGTGAGAGGGAGTTATTCTCTATGGAGAGCTTGTTCAAGTCTCACCCTGAAGCTTGTTTGGTCATAGTGTCAAAGTCCCTAGACTCTAACGCTGGAACTCAGATTCTGAAACCATTTGTGAGCAACGGTTTCAAAGTCATGGCTGTTGCTCCAGATTTCGGTTACATATTCAAGGACACACATGCTGAAACATGGTTCAACCGTTTGAAGGAAGGGAATGTGGATCCTGGTGAAGTCTCTTTGGGGCAAAACCTCTCCAATTTGCTTAGGCTTGCTCTCTTGTACAAGTTTGGAGGCACTTACATAGACTTAGATGTTGTGGTTTTAAAGAGCTTCTCCAAGCTGAGGAACACCATTGGGGCACAGAACTTTGATACCAAAACCGGCAAGTGGAGCCGCTTGAACAATGCAGTGTTGATATTTGACAAGAAGCACCCTTTGCTTTTCAAGTTCATTGAGGAGTTTGCACTCACCTTTGATGGGAACAAGTGGGGGCACAATGGTCCTTACTTGATCTCTAGGGTGGTGTCTAGGGTGAGTGGGAGACCAGGATTCAATTTCACTGTGCTTCCTCCTTCTGCGTTCTATCCTGTGGATTGGAGAGGGATTAGGAGTTTGTTTAGAGATGAGATTAGTTCCAAATGGTTGATCAATAAAATGGAGCAAATTCGCAAAGAAAGCTTTGCAGTGCACCTGTGGAACAGGCATAGTAGGAAGCTTAAAGTAGTCAAGGGAAGCATTGTGGATAGTATCATTTCTAGTTGTTGCATCTTCTGCAACATTTAG
- the LOC100815073 gene encoding probable polyol transporter 4 isoform X1, whose product MGLVGVQENGNGNGDGISEIPLGTKTKYIKMTSDPVEEDEEVLQSRKYETKKYIFACAVFASLNSVLLGYDVGVMSGAIIFIQEDLKITEVQQEVLVGILSIISLLGSLAGGKTSDAIGRKWTIGLAAVIFQTGGAVMALAPSFKVLMIGRLMAGVGIGFGVMIAPVYIAEISPAIARGSLTSFPEIFINFGILLGYISNYAFSRLPAHINWRIMLGVGLIPSLVIAIALFVIPESPRWLVVQNRIEEARAVLLKINESEKEAEEKLQEIQAAAGSANAGKYEPKAVWKEILCPTPPVRRMLITGCGIQCFQQITGIDTTVYYSPTIFKNAGITGNSELLAATVAVGFTKTLFILIAIFLIDKLGRKPLLYASTIGMTVCLFSLSLSLAILSHAKVGIALAILAVCGNVASFSVGLGPICWVLSSEIFPLRLRAQASALGAVGSRVSSGAISMSFLSVSRAITVAGTFFVFGVVSCCAVAFVHYCVPETRGKTLEEIEVLFKDEDDLQESEVEMGDVECLMQKS is encoded by the exons ATGGGGTTAGTTGGGGTCCAAGAAAACGGGAACGGTAATGGAGATGGAATCTCTGAGATTCCGTTggggactaaaacaaaatacattAAGATGACCTCTGATCCAgttgaggaagatgaagaagttcTGCAGAGCAGAAAGTACGagaccaaaaaatatatctttgcaTGTGCCGTTTTTGCTTCTCTCAATTCCGTGCTTCTCGGCTATG ATGTGGGTGTTATGAGTGGAGCAATTATATTCATTCAGGAGGATCTGAAGATAACTGAGGTTCAGCAAGAAGTACTAGTTGGAATTTTGAGCATAATATCCCTGTTGGGTAGTTTAGCTGGTGGAAAGACATCTGACGCGATTGGCCGAAAATGGACAATTGGTTTGGCAGCAGTTATCTTCCAAACAGGTGGAGCTGTTATGGCTCTTGCTCCATCCTTCAAAGTGTTGATGATAGGCAGACTCATGGCTGGGGTGGGTATAGGTTTTGGTGTCATGATTGCACCCGTCTATATTGCCGAAATTTCTCCTGCCATTGCTAGGGGATCTCTTACCTCTTTCCCTgagatatttataaattttggaaTCCTTCTCGGCTACATATCAAACTATGCATTTTCGAGGCTTCCAGCGCATATAAATTGGAGGATAATGCTTGGTGTGGGACTTATCCCTTCACTTGTTATTGCTATTGCACTGTTTGTCATACCTGAATCCCCAAGATGGCTAGTGGTGCAGAACAGGATTGAAGAAGCTAGAGCAGTGTTGTTAAAGATAAATGAGAGTGAGAAGGAGGCCGAAGAAAAGTTGCAAGAGATTCAGGCAGCTGCAGGGTCAGCTAATGCTGGCAAGTATGAACCGAAAGCTGTCTGGAAAGAAATATTGTGCCCTACTCCTCCAGTTAGAAGAATGCTTATAACCGGTTGTGGAATTCAGTGTTTCCAGCAGATTACAGGCATAGATACAACTGTATACTATAGTCCCACAATTTTCAAGAATGCTGGGATCACTGGCAACTCTGAGCTTCTTGCAGCAACAGTTGCTGTTGGGTTCACCAAAACTCTGTTCATCTTGATAGCCATATTTCTCATTGACAAATTGGGGAGAAAACCTTTGCTTTACGCGAGCACAATTGGGATGACAGTATGTTTATTTAGCCTGAGCTTGTCTCTAGCTATTCTGAGTCATGCAAAAGTTGGGATCGCATTAGCAATTCTTGCAGTGTGTGGAAATGTTGCTTCGTTCTCGGTGGGACTCGGCCCCATATGCTGGGTTTTGTCATCCGAGATATTTCCTTTGAGACTTAGAGCTCAAGCATCAGCTCTTGGAGCGGTGGGAAGTAGGGTGAGCAGTGGTGCAATCTCCATGTCGTTCCTCTCAGTCTCTCGCGCTATCACCGTGGCAGGAACATTCTTTGTTTTTGGCGTTGTTTCATGTTGTGCTGTTGCCTTTGTTCATTATTGTGTTCCAGAGACGAGAGGGAAGACTTTGGAGGAAATTGAAGTACTCTTTAAAGACGAGGATGATTTGCAAGAGAGTGAGGTGGAAATGGGAGATGTAGAGTGTCTGATGCAGAAGTCATGA
- the LOC100815073 gene encoding probable polyol transporter 4 isoform X2 yields the protein MKKFCRAESTRPKNISLHVPFLLLSIPCFSAMVDVGVMSGAIIFIQEDLKITEVQQEVLVGILSIISLLGSLAGGKTSDAIGRKWTIGLAAVIFQTGGAVMALAPSFKVLMIGRLMAGVGIGFGVMIAPVYIAEISPAIARGSLTSFPEIFINFGILLGYISNYAFSRLPAHINWRIMLGVGLIPSLVIAIALFVIPESPRWLVVQNRIEEARAVLLKINESEKEAEEKLQEIQAAAGSANAGKYEPKAVWKEILCPTPPVRRMLITGCGIQCFQQITGIDTTVYYSPTIFKNAGITGNSELLAATVAVGFTKTLFILIAIFLIDKLGRKPLLYASTIGMTVCLFSLSLSLAILSHAKVGIALAILAVCGNVASFSVGLGPICWVLSSEIFPLRLRAQASALGAVGSRVSSGAISMSFLSVSRAITVAGTFFVFGVVSCCAVAFVHYCVPETRGKTLEEIEVLFKDEDDLQESEVEMGDVECLMQKS from the exons atgaagaagttcTGCAGAGCAGAAAGTACGagaccaaaaaatatatctttgcaTGTGCCGTTTTTGCTTCTCTCAATTCCGTGCTTCTCGGCTATGGTAG ATGTGGGTGTTATGAGTGGAGCAATTATATTCATTCAGGAGGATCTGAAGATAACTGAGGTTCAGCAAGAAGTACTAGTTGGAATTTTGAGCATAATATCCCTGTTGGGTAGTTTAGCTGGTGGAAAGACATCTGACGCGATTGGCCGAAAATGGACAATTGGTTTGGCAGCAGTTATCTTCCAAACAGGTGGAGCTGTTATGGCTCTTGCTCCATCCTTCAAAGTGTTGATGATAGGCAGACTCATGGCTGGGGTGGGTATAGGTTTTGGTGTCATGATTGCACCCGTCTATATTGCCGAAATTTCTCCTGCCATTGCTAGGGGATCTCTTACCTCTTTCCCTgagatatttataaattttggaaTCCTTCTCGGCTACATATCAAACTATGCATTTTCGAGGCTTCCAGCGCATATAAATTGGAGGATAATGCTTGGTGTGGGACTTATCCCTTCACTTGTTATTGCTATTGCACTGTTTGTCATACCTGAATCCCCAAGATGGCTAGTGGTGCAGAACAGGATTGAAGAAGCTAGAGCAGTGTTGTTAAAGATAAATGAGAGTGAGAAGGAGGCCGAAGAAAAGTTGCAAGAGATTCAGGCAGCTGCAGGGTCAGCTAATGCTGGCAAGTATGAACCGAAAGCTGTCTGGAAAGAAATATTGTGCCCTACTCCTCCAGTTAGAAGAATGCTTATAACCGGTTGTGGAATTCAGTGTTTCCAGCAGATTACAGGCATAGATACAACTGTATACTATAGTCCCACAATTTTCAAGAATGCTGGGATCACTGGCAACTCTGAGCTTCTTGCAGCAACAGTTGCTGTTGGGTTCACCAAAACTCTGTTCATCTTGATAGCCATATTTCTCATTGACAAATTGGGGAGAAAACCTTTGCTTTACGCGAGCACAATTGGGATGACAGTATGTTTATTTAGCCTGAGCTTGTCTCTAGCTATTCTGAGTCATGCAAAAGTTGGGATCGCATTAGCAATTCTTGCAGTGTGTGGAAATGTTGCTTCGTTCTCGGTGGGACTCGGCCCCATATGCTGGGTTTTGTCATCCGAGATATTTCCTTTGAGACTTAGAGCTCAAGCATCAGCTCTTGGAGCGGTGGGAAGTAGGGTGAGCAGTGGTGCAATCTCCATGTCGTTCCTCTCAGTCTCTCGCGCTATCACCGTGGCAGGAACATTCTTTGTTTTTGGCGTTGTTTCATGTTGTGCTGTTGCCTTTGTTCATTATTGTGTTCCAGAGACGAGAGGGAAGACTTTGGAGGAAATTGAAGTACTCTTTAAAGACGAGGATGATTTGCAAGAGAGTGAGGTGGAAATGGGAGATGTAGAGTGTCTGATGCAGAAGTCATGA
- the LOC100815606 gene encoding splicing factor 3B subunit 2 — MAAETIPYQNGVVASSNDSTATGKKSRENDRRRRRRKQKKNNKASEAPVPNSSEESDDAKENNDSKQLVEQIEIEYVPEKAELVEGMDEEFRKIFEKFTFTDATALEDTDKKDGSEENAATNKKANSDSEEEENDNEQKEKGISNKKKKLQRRMKIAELKQICLRPDVVEVWDATASDPKLLVFLKSYRNTVPVPRHWCQKRKFLQGKRGIEKPPFQLPDFIAATGIEKIRQAYIEKEDSKKLKQKQRERMQPKMGKMDIDYQVLHDAFFKYQTKPKLTSLGDLYHEGKEFEVKLREMKPGMLSHELKEALGMPEGSPPPWLINMQRYGPPPSYPHLKIPGLNAPIPPGASFGYHPGGWGKPPVDEYGRPLYGDVFGVQQQDQPNYEEEPVDKTKHWGDLEEEEEEEEEEEEEEEEEEMEEEELEAGIQSVDSLSSTPTGVETPDVIDLRKQQRKEPERPLYQVLEEKEEKIAPGTLLGTTHTYVVGTGTQDKSGAKRVDLLRGQKTDKVDVTLQPEELEAMENVLPAKYEEAREEEKLRSQREDFSDMVAENEKKRKRKMQEKEGKSKKRDFKF, encoded by the exons ATGGCCGCTGAAACGATTCCCTACCAGAACGGCGTCGTTGCCAGCTCCAACGATTCCACCGCCACGGGCAAGAAATCGCGGGAGAACgaccgccgccgccgccgccggaAGCAGAAGAAGAACAACAAGGCATCTGAGGCCCCGGTTCCTAACTCTTCCGAAGAGAGTGACGATGCGAAAGAGAACAACGATTCAAAACAG CTTGTTGAACAAATTGAAATTGAGTACGTACCGGAGAAGGCAGAGTTAGTTGAAGGCATGGATGAAGAGTTTAGAAAAATCTTTGAGAAATTTACTTTCACTGATGCCACTGCTTTGGAG GATACTGATAAGAAGGATGGTTCAGAAGAAAATGCAGCAACTAATAAGAAGGCTAATTCTGATTCTGAAGAGGAAGAAAACGATAATGAGCAAAAAGAGAAAGGCATctcaaacaagaagaaaaag ctTCAACGGAGGATGAAAATTGCTGAACTGAAACaaatttgcttgaggccagatgttGTTGAG gtGTGGGATGCTACTGCATCAGACCCAAAGTTGCTGGTGTTCTTGAAGTCTTATCGGAATACTGTACCTGTACCTAGGCATTGGTGTCAGAAGAGAAAATTTTTACAG GGTAAACGAGGTATAGAGAAACCACCCTTTCAGCTTCCTGATTTCATTGCTGCCACTGGAATTGAGAAAATCAGACAG GCTTATATTGAGAAAGAGGATAGTAAGAAGCTGAAACAAAAGCAAAGGGAGCGCATGCAACCAAAAATGGGGAAAATGGATATAGATTATCAG GTtcttcatgatgcattctttaAATACCAAACAAAGCCTAAACTGACCTCTCTTGGAGACCTGTATCATGAAGGAAAAGAGTTTGAG GTGAAGTTGAGGGAGATGAAACCTGGCATGTTATCACATGAATTGAAAGAAGCTCTTGGTATGCCTGAAGGTTCTCCTCCTCCTTGGCTTATTAATATGCAG AGATATGGTCCTCCACCATCATATCCTCATCTGAAAATCCCTGGACTGAATGCTCCTATCCCCCCTGGAGCTAGCTTTGGTTATCATCCTGGTGGATGGGGCAAGCCTCCTGTTGAtgaa TATGGGCGTCCACTGTATGGAGATGTTTTTGGTGTTCAACAACAAGATCAGCCTAACTATGAG GAAGAGCCAGTTGATAAGACCAAGCATTGGGGAGActtggaagaggaagaggaagaggaagaggaggaggaggaggaggaagaagaagaagaaatggagGAGGAGGAACTTGAAGCTGGTATTCAGTCTGTTGATAGTCTGTCAAG CACTCCCACTGGAGTGGAAACACCTGATGTTATTGACCTCCGGAAGCAACAGAGGAAGGAGCCTGAGAGGCCTCTTTATCAA GTACTcgaagagaaggaagaaaaaattgCTCCTGGAACTTTGCTTGGAACCACTCACAC TTATGTGGTTGGCACTGGCACACAGGACAAGTCAGGTGCTAAAAGG GTTGATCTGCTTAGAGGTCAGAAGACAGATAAAGTAGATGTCACTTTACAGCCTGAAGAGTTGGAAGCCATGGAAAATGTTTTGCCCGCGaa GTACGAAGAAGCAAGGGAAGAAGAGAAGTTGCGTAGTCAGCGTGAAGATTTCAGTGACATGGTTGCAGAG AAcgagaagaagaggaaaagaaagatgCAAGAAAAGGAGGGCAAGTCAAAGAAGAGAGACTTCAAGTTTTAG
- the LOC778119 gene encoding Dof26, with protein MGLSSKQVSNRGLDWNQTLLEAQNLELPKPPPMRKQQQQTQPSEPLKCPRCDSINTKFCYYNNYNKSQPRHYCRACKRHWTKGGTLRNVPVGGGRKNKRVKKSTTPNTATATNSISTTTTTSNTNMDGELNTPITIPLFAVDDHKTTPSSLYQSLCLPQQNLMMSTKDSEEGKDFGIGNGIFLSSTVPFPQSQSLLFPFTTSNSFDTNQCAISSSLRSSSVYNYGEEFKITEEPTINSIMPNASGGTNTQPWEIAATSSGLEMSNYWTWEDIDSLVSTDLNVPWDDSDIKP; from the coding sequence ATGGGTTTGAGTTCTAAGCAGGTTTCTAATAGAGGACTTGATTGGAACCAGACCTTGTTGGAGGCTCAAAACTTGGAGCTCCCAAAGCCTCCTCCTATGAGGAAACAACAGCAACAAACTCAGCCATCAGAGCCTTTGAAGTGTCCAAGATGTGACTCTATTAACACCAAATTTTGTTACTACAACAACTACAACAAGTCTCAGCCTCGCCATTACTGCAGAGCTTGCAAGAGGCACTGGACTAAAGGTGGAACTCTACGCAATGTTCCTGTTGGTGGTGGCAGGAAGAATAAGCGAGTCAAGAAATCAACCACTCCAAACACAGCCACGGCCACAAATTCTAttagcaccaccaccaccacctcaaataccaacatggatggtgaGTTGAATACCCCCATCACAATTCCTCTTTTTGCAGTGGATGATCACAAAACCACACCTTCCTCTCTCTACCAATCCTTGTGCCTGCCACAACAGAATCTGATGATGAGTACCAAAGACTCAGAAGAAGGCAAAGACTTTGGTATTGGTAATGGCATCTTTCTCAGTTCAACTGTGCCTTTTCCTCAAAGTCAAAGCCTTCTCTTCCCCTTCACAACATCAAACTCCTTTGACACAAACCAATGTGCAATATCGTCCTCTTTGCGATCCTCCAGTGTGTATAACTATGGTGAAGAGTTCAAAATAACGGAGGAGCCAACCATCAACAGCATAATGCCCAACGCTAGCGGAGGCACCAACACACAGCCATGGGAGATAGCTGCAACAAGTTCTGGCTTGGAAATGTCAAACTATTGGACTTGGGAGGACATTGATTCCTTGGTCTCAACTGATCTAAATGTTCCTTGGGATGATTCTGATATCAAACCCtga
- the LOC100500625 gene encoding uncharacterized protein LOC100500625: protein MALISSLSFVSHNLITTTTPTFSQFQSAKYRKPIRHHISKIACSENTLEGEKLPHRRNVLLGLGGFCGAAVMSLNNKNIPFASAAPTPMFPLVLDSAVSTVVKRPSKSRSKKQKEEEEEVLVIEGIEFEGNTHAKFDVIINADDYNEIRPDHTEFAGSFASLPHSNNKKIVTSMSLGLTDLLEDLGADDDDSVVVTLVPRDGRVKIRAIKTRLLAE, encoded by the coding sequence atggcatTAATCTCTTCGTTGTCATTTGTCTCTCACAAcctcatcaccaccaccactccCACATTTTCACAATTCCAATCTGCCAAATATAGAAAACCAATACGCCACCACATTAGTAAAATTGCATGCAGTGAAAACACACTCGAAGGAGAAAAGCTCCCACATCGGAGGAACGTTCTACTTGGCCTAGGAGGATTTTGCGGCGCTGCTGTTATGTCTCTGAACAACAAGAACATACCTTTTGCCTCTGCTGCTCCCACACCCATGTTCCCTCTGGTGTTGGATTCCGCTGTGAGCACGGTGGTGAAGAGGCCAAGCAAGTCGAGGAGCAAGAAGCagaaggaagaggaggaggaggttcTCGTGATTGAAGGGATCGAGTTTGAGGGAAACACACATGCCAAGTTCGATGTCATCATTAACGCCGATGATTATAACGAAATCCGCCCCGATCACACCGAGTTTGCAGGAAGCTTTGCGAGTCTGCCTCACTCAAATAACAAAAAGATCGTTACTTCCATGAGTCTGGGATTAACGGATTTGTTGGAAGATTTGGGCGCTGACGATGATGACAGTGTTGTCGTCACGCTCGTTCCCAGGGATGGACGTGTCAAAATCAGAGCCATCAAGACACGGCTTCTTGCAGAGTGA
- the LOC100816141 gene encoding stem-specific protein TSJT1 — protein MLGIFKQKLVNAPKELNSPASLNSCTKPKLSHEVLKDFMSCNSSNAFSMCFGSDALLAYSPSNKPSIHHRLFSGLDNIYCVFLGGLHNLSMLNKQYGLSKGTNEARFIIEAYRTLRDRGPYPVDQVLKELEGSFGFVIYDNKDGTVFVASGSNGHIGLYWGIAADGSVTISENLELIKASCAKSFAPFPTGCMFHSEHGLMNFEHPTQKMKAMPRIDSEGVMCGANFNVDSQSKIQVMPRVGSEANWATWG, from the exons ATGTTGGGAATTTTCAAGCAGAAGTTAGTTAATGCACCCAAGGAGCTGAACAGTCCAGCTTCTTTGAATTCATGCACTAAGCCTAAGCTAAGTCATGAAGTCCTGAAGGATTTCATGTCCTGCAATTCCTCCAATGCTTTCTCCATGTGCTTTGGGAGTGATGCTTTGCTAGCCTATTCCCCTTCAAACAAGCCCTCCATTCATCATAG GTTGTTTAGTGGTTTGGATAACATATACTGTGTCTTCCTGGGTGGCCTGCACAACCTTAGCATGCTCAACAAGCAGTATGGGCTATCAAAAGGAACAAATGAGGCCAGGTTTATCATTGAAGCGTATCGAACTCTTCGCGACAGGGGTCCATATCCAGTTGATCAAGTCCTCAAAGAACTTGAAGGCAGTTTCGGATTTGTGATATATGACAACAAGGATGGAACAGTTTTTGTTGCATCT GGTTCTAATGGCCATATTGGGCTCTACTGGGGAATTGCAGCGGATGGTTCGGTTACAATTTCTGAAAATCTGGAGCTTATAAAAGCAAGCTGTGCTAAATCATTTGCACCATTTCCTACTG GGTGTATGTTTCATAGTGAGCACGGTCTCATGAACTTTGAACATCCAACACAGAAGATGAAAGCAATGCCTCGGATTGACAGCGAGGGAGTTATGTGCGGGGCCAACTTCAATGTTGACTCTCAGTCAAAGATCCAGGTGATGCCACGTGTTGGAAGTGAAGCTAATTGGGCAACTTGGGGCTAA